One window of the Rufibacter radiotolerans genome contains the following:
- a CDS encoding SusE domain-containing protein, producing MKTTLIKHFSLLGLVLFLFSSCEKDEDRIVANTNGTGAAFTSSSNNLMLSKANQDKEAVKFTWTEANFGFDAALTNTIQFAKAGTNFANAKEVVIPGGITSRSYSVLDFNALLLSMSLPTGANSTIETRVKSEITGSTAFAPVYSNVVSMTVNPYALISYVYVPGAYQGWNPATADSLISPTSNGIYTGIINFTPGNLMFKITPAKNWNTAYGDAGGGNVSTSGGDIAAPSAGMYRLTLDLNANTLAMAKYSWGVIGSATAGGWNSDTDLTYNNGTQTWSLNTNLVAGEIKFRLNDDWGTNYGGSGGNLVQGGDNIAISSAGNYRITFSLATNTYTVTKL from the coding sequence ATGAAAACAACTTTAATAAAACATTTCAGCCTGCTAGGTTTGGTGTTATTCTTATTTTCTTCTTGTGAGAAAGATGAAGATAGAATTGTAGCCAACACAAATGGTACAGGTGCTGCCTTTACGTCTTCTTCTAATAACCTGATGTTAAGTAAAGCGAACCAGGATAAAGAAGCGGTTAAATTCACCTGGACTGAGGCAAATTTCGGATTTGATGCTGCCTTGACCAATACCATTCAGTTTGCTAAAGCGGGTACCAACTTTGCCAACGCCAAAGAAGTGGTAATACCAGGTGGTATAACTTCCAGAAGCTATTCTGTTTTAGATTTTAACGCCCTTCTTTTGTCTATGAGTTTGCCAACTGGTGCAAATTCTACAATTGAGACTCGCGTTAAGTCTGAAATCACAGGTTCTACCGCTTTTGCTCCGGTTTATTCCAACGTAGTGAGCATGACGGTGAATCCATATGCATTGATTTCTTATGTGTATGTACCTGGTGCTTACCAAGGCTGGAACCCGGCTACTGCTGACAGCTTAATTTCCCCAACCAGCAATGGTATCTATACAGGGATAATTAATTTCACGCCAGGTAACCTGATGTTCAAGATCACACCTGCTAAAAACTGGAATACCGCTTATGGTGATGCCGGTGGAGGAAATGTAAGTACTTCTGGTGGTGACATTGCTGCTCCAAGTGCTGGTATGTACCGTCTAACCCTTGACCTGAATGCCAATACCCTTGCCATGGCTAAATACAGCTGGGGTGTAATAGGTAGTGCCACTGCCGGTGGATGGAATTCTGATACCGATTTGACCTACAATAACGGTACTCAAACCTGGAGCCTGAACACTAATCTGGTGGCTGGTGAAATCAAGTTCCGCTTGAATGATGATTGGGGTACTAACTATGGTGGAAGCGGTGGAAACCTGGTACAAGGCGGTGATAATATTGCCATTAGCTCTGCAGGTAACTACAGAATCACCTTCAGCTTGGCTACCAACACCTATACGGTAACCAAACTCTAA